The DNA region TTTTCCAGGTTACCTTGTCCTTCACAGAGAAATGAGTggagtgaaattcaaaataacatgaattatCAAGATAGAATTGAAGAATAGATACTAAATTTTTCATGATGGATGGAACATGCAAGATATTCTTGAGAAGAAAGGTAGATGAGTTTAAGGAGAGGGAGGTATCACTGGAGATTTTGATTGGAAGACCATTGTCATCACCTACTCTTATAGTCTCACCACCGGCATATGCTTCAGATGATAGATTCAAGTTAGAGAAATCATTAGTGAGATGATGTTTGACTGCAAAATCGGGTTACCAAAATGATTTAGAAGGCTGAGTCTAAGCTGTGTAGTTTGCAGAGAAGTTATCGGGAGTTTCATATTGGTACGAGTGGTTGAATCGATGTCGGCATAGAAGTACGACGTGTCCAGCCTTGTTGCAAACTTGACAAGTTGGGCGTTGAGCATTGTATTGCTGAGATGAATTTGAGGGATAGGGAGGTTTGCCACTACGACCATTGTAAGGGTAACGTCCCCTACTACGCCTTTTTCATCCTCCTCGATTGGGTCCACAATTATGTTGATCTCTTGTAGAGGAGGTATAGTTTGCAGATGGTTCCAGAGAAGAATTAATGGGTTGGTTTGTATGAGTAAGTTGAGATTCATGGATAAGAAGGAATTGATAGAGTTCGTGAAAGGAAACAATGGTGGTTCTGGAAGGGATGGAGGTAACGAATAGCTCGTACGAGGGACCAAGTCCATTTAACAGATAGCTAACAAGGTCCTTATCTGATAAAGGACTAACAGTAGTAGCAAGGGAGTTTGCAAGGAGACAAACCTTGCCAAAATAATCAGATATTGAATGTTCACCTTGGGAAAGATTAGTGAGTTGAAAACGAATTTGAAATTCTTTGGCATGAGATTGAGATGAGAACATGGACAAGAGGGAGGTCCATAGTTGGTAAGCAGTTTTGGAGAAGAGGACGTGACCTAGAATAGAGTTCGAAAGGGAGGAAAAGAGGATGCTAAGGACCAACTGGTCAATACACCTCCAAGAATGAAAATCAGGGGTGGGTTTTGGATTAGATTGGGAGGAATCGGAGAGGAACTCTAATGGAGGTTTGGAAGAACCATCGACGAAGGAGAAGAGATCCTGTCCAAGTAGGTAGGCAAAGATTTGAACGttccataaaaaataattatcagtGGAAAGTTTTGAGGTTACTAtgtgagaaaaagaagaagtagcAGAAGAGTGAGGGGAAGGGGAAAAAGACGGATTGACTGCCATTGATGCAGAATCGGAAGGACTATTGGTCTGTTGGCTCTGATGCCATGTTAGACGAAGCATGAATGGATGCATGAATTCATCTCGTTGATTTCATTGTATTgatgtatcaatatatatacaaaagaaggggaataaaaaaaggaataagTTTGTTACATATAACCATAGAGAATAACAAATTTACAATACTCTACGGTTCCTTTCTAGTCTGCACTTTGTGATAAATTCTCCTCATGTGTAGCTAAGTTGGAAACAAAGGTTTATATCTTAATAGTCCACAAAGACAAGCTAGGGTAGATTAATAGTTATGAATTGCATGTCATGaatctcttttattttgttatctttttcattttctgttaGTGATTGAATCcaattttcatctttcttttacTCCCTTGAtcaatttctttcttctcttttcttcctacatatttatatgtatatctaTCTATCTTCACACGCCCTAATTAACATCtacatttagaaccaaaaaACACTgatttttatcaatatataataagtttgatCTCCAACATTTGCATGCAGGTGCCTTTTTCAGCACTGGAGAATAATAAACAAGACTTGCTTTCCACAAGAAAGAATCAAGTAAGATCttcgatctatatatatagaaaaaatctatttatcattaattttttcatcatatatatttttattatctcaTGACATGGCATTAAATGATAGGTTCagaagtaaaatataataaatagtctccaaTCATCTAATGTCACATCATAGAATGATTAAAGGATAATAAAAAGTAGATGATGATCAGTaacattcttatatatatatatatatatatatatttatttatatataacaagaaCTTGTACGTAGGCCAAATTTGAGAATAACATGATTAATGTTAAAGCTTCTGATGTCAAACGTTCTCATTTATCTTGACCTAATTTAGCAAAACATTTTAGGTTGACCGGGAGGATCAGCAGCTAAATTTTTCTGAAGCTGAAATGGGCGAGgttaaagaagaaaatgaaaggttAAAGATGTTACTAGCACGAGCGTCAAAGGATTACAAATCCCTCCAAATGCATTTCTTTGACATTCTTCATCAAGAAAAAATCAGGTGCACAGATAGTACAGTTTGTAGCCACCAGGAAAAGGATGAACTTGAACTTGTCTCCCTCAGCCTTGGGATGACGTCAACTGATGCAGTCAGAAAGGATGAAACAAAGAACCGCAATTTGAGTAATGGCCGCCAGGAGGATCAGAAATTTGATGGAAAACTTTCACTGGGGTTGGACTGCAGATTTGAACCAAGTTCAATTTCAACCGTGAACAGAAGGAATTCCAGCTCCATTAACAGCTTTGAAGAACTGAAGGAAGAGGAGCCCACTGAAATTGGGCCACCGAGTAAACTTTTAAAGACTCTGAAAAATGCAGATGATCAAGTCTTACAACGTCAGAGTCCATTGAAGAAAGCTAGGTTTTCTGTCAGAGCTAGATGCGACACCCCAACTGTTAGTATCAAACTAATCTATATACATTTCAGAACCATTATATTGAAAATGCTTCAGACTCGAATGCGAGTCTGAAGAagaaagttaaagaaaaatgcCTTGGAAGTCTTCGGTGTCAACATGCAATATCTCATGAATGCATCAAACCTTTGTTACAAGTTTTCAgttataatgtttatatataccTTTGCACTAAGAGTAGTAAGGCATGTTTTcgatgaattaagataaaaattataaattaaataaaatattattagaatatatttttttaatattattttcgtttagaagttttaaaaagtcaaattgtttattttatttagtttgagaatttagaaaaattgtaatgactAGATGAGAtggatatattataaaaacaagCTAGGCCTAAGTGATACAAATTTTTTTCATGGACAGATGAACGATGGATGTCAATGGAGGAAGTATGGACAGAAGATATCAAAAGGGAATCCATTCCCGCGGGGATACTACCGCTGCAATGTCTCATCATCTTGTCCAGTGAGAAAGCAGGTATATTTTGGgcaaaaaaatcatttgtaaGCCTGCTTATTGATCAGAAACCTAACACAATATTGAGGTGGAAGCTGCGTTAACTCGTATCAGCTGTATTAGATTCTTTCTCAATCTTTTCAGGTGCAAAGATGTGTTGATGACATGTCTATCTTGATCACTACATATGAAGGAAAGCACGACCACCCGCTTCCAATTTCAGCAACTGCCATGGCTTCCACCACTTCTGATGCTGCTTCTACGCTTCAATCCCGCTCATCGAGCTCACACGATGAAGCTCTGATCGTTACCTCAGCTATTGCCCCCATATCCACCTCCAGTactcctagtactactctccgTGGATTTAACTTCAATCTCTCGCAAAGTACTTCAAGACCACAACAATTCTATATTCCAAACTCTTCGATCTCAACATCAAATTTACACCCAAGTTCAGCAACTGTTGACCTCACCACTGCACCATCCACCTCTCGGCCTTTTGGCTGGTTTTCTTCTAGCTTCTCATCTGTACCACGATATTCATCAACGGGTCTCAATTTTTCCTCatcatcttcctcttctttagAGCCTAACACCCTACAAACACATTGGAATGGTCATACTGGCTACAACGGAACATTGGCTTACAATATAAATCATATCGGGCATCCGTATTTGAACACTACTGGCCGAAAGCAACCCTTCCAAGAAGATTTGTACCAACCTTAATTACATGATGAGCAGTCAAAATGCTTCTCAGCAGCCTTTCA from Carya illinoinensis cultivar Pawnee chromosome 6, C.illinoinensisPawnee_v1, whole genome shotgun sequence includes:
- the LOC122313900 gene encoding WRKY transcription factor 72A-like — translated: MDNTCPSEIMSFLGNIAVCREEIRTAVLKGTKDHQAGSSTNLYDHSMEISKVPFSALENNKQDLLSTRKNQVDREDQQLNFSEAEMGEVKEENERLKMLLARASKDYKSLQMHFFDILHQEKIRCTDSTVCSHQEKDELELVSLSLGMTSTDAVRKDETKNRNLSNGRQEDQKFDGKLSLGLDCRFEPSSISTVNRRNSSSINSFEELKEEEPTEIGPPSKLLKTLKNADDQVLQRQSPLKKARFSVRARCDTPTMNDGCQWRKYGQKISKGNPFPRGYYRCNVSSSCPVRKQVQRCVDDMSILITTYEGKHDHPLPISATAMASTTSDAASTLQSRSSSSHDEALIVTSAIAPISTSSTPSTTLRGFNFNLSQSTSRPQQFYIPNSSISTSNLHPSSATVDLTTAPSTSRPFGWFSSSFSSVPRYSSTGLNFSSSSSSSLEPNTLQTHWNGHTGYNGTLAYNINHIGHPYLNTTGRKQPFQEDLYQP